One Bacillus amyloliquefaciens DSM 7 = ATCC 23350 DNA window includes the following coding sequences:
- a CDS encoding DUF4257 domain-containing protein, with protein sequence MKMLHQVIIACVIGGIMGVLGHVKKRGRLEKPRMTKRFIYLGFLEDGFIGMAASILLVLSADPDSGIQLVILSIIAGYGGEAVLRSFDFVREQNSDSAEAKPHQQKNPPSK encoded by the coding sequence ATGAAGATGCTGCATCAGGTAATTATTGCTTGTGTAATTGGAGGAATCATGGGGGTTCTCGGTCATGTGAAAAAGAGAGGCAGGCTGGAGAAACCCAGAATGACAAAGCGGTTTATCTATCTCGGTTTTTTGGAAGATGGTTTTATCGGAATGGCTGCTTCCATCTTACTTGTCTTATCCGCTGACCCCGATTCAGGAATTCAACTCGTCATCTTATCCATAATCGCAGGCTACGGCGGAGAAGCTGTTCTCAGAAGCTTTGATTTTGTCAGGGAACAAAACAGTGATTCGGCCGAAGCAAAACCACACCAGCAAAAAAATCCTCCATCAAAATAA
- a CDS encoding STAS domain-containing protein, translated as MADSNVFGKLEQLELIKKALDHARIGVVITDPSLEDNPIIYTNQGFMDMTGYSSEEILGKNCRFLQGKETDRKQVAKIRKSLKHKEKITVRLKNVKKDGTPFWNELNIDPLYVEDKLYFVGFQKDITEQKEYEKLLEDSLAEITMLSTPIVPIRNGISALPLVGNLTEERFDSIVTTLTDILTASKDDYLIIDLSGLAEVNEQTADRIFKLHHLLKLIGTELIITGIKPSLAMKMNQLDANFSSFKTYLNVKDAVNVLPVV; from the coding sequence ATGGCTGACTCAAATGTATTCGGAAAACTGGAGCAGCTGGAGCTTATCAAAAAGGCGCTTGATCACGCACGCATCGGCGTGGTGATTACAGACCCCTCTCTTGAGGACAATCCCATCATATATACGAATCAGGGATTTATGGATATGACTGGCTATTCTTCCGAAGAGATATTAGGTAAGAACTGCAGATTTCTGCAAGGCAAAGAAACCGACCGAAAACAAGTCGCGAAAATAAGAAAAAGCTTAAAACATAAAGAAAAGATCACGGTGCGGCTGAAAAATGTAAAAAAAGACGGCACCCCGTTTTGGAATGAACTCAATATTGATCCTCTTTATGTTGAAGACAAGCTCTATTTTGTCGGTTTTCAAAAAGACATCACAGAGCAGAAAGAATACGAAAAACTCCTTGAGGATTCCCTCGCAGAAATTACGATGCTGTCAACGCCGATTGTTCCGATCAGAAACGGCATCTCCGCCTTGCCGTTAGTGGGGAACTTAACAGAAGAACGATTTGACTCAATTGTGACAACTTTGACGGACATATTAACCGCATCTAAAGATGATTACTTAATTATAGACTTATCAGGTTTGGCCGAGGTGAACGAACAGACCGCGGACCGGATTTTCAAATTGCACCACCTGCTTAAATTAATCGGCACAGAATTAATCATCACCGGTATCAAGCCATCCCTTGCCATGAAAATGAATCAGCTTGATGCCAATTTTTCTTCATTTAAGACCTATTTAAATGTTAAGGACGCAGTCAACGTGCTTCCTGTCGTATAA
- a CDS encoding MDR family MFS transporter, whose amino-acid sequence MPRALKILIIGMFINVTGASFLWPLNTIYIHNHLGKSLTVAGIVLMLNSGASVAGNLCGGFLFDKIGGFKSIMLGIMITLASLLGLVLFHQWPVYIWLLIIVGFGSGIVFPASYAMAGAVWKEGGRRAFNAIYVAQNAGVAVGSALGGMVAAYSFTYVFLANALLYVLFFLIVFFGFRNIKTGNAGQVSVLDYEPVSSRTKFTALLILSGGYVLGWIAYSQWSTTVASHTQSIGMPLSLYSVLWTVNGILIVAGQPLIGVVLKKWSGALKTQMVIGFCIFIVSFGVLLGAKQFPMYLTAMVILTIGEMLVWPAVPTIANQLAPKGKEGFYQGFVNSAATGGRMIGPLLGGVLVDQYGMSVLLLILMVLLVVSIAATVLYDKRLKAVHKQNVQVR is encoded by the coding sequence ATGCCGCGCGCTTTGAAGATATTAATCATCGGAATGTTTATCAATGTGACGGGCGCATCTTTTTTGTGGCCGCTGAATACGATCTATATTCATAATCATTTAGGGAAATCGCTGACTGTTGCGGGGATTGTTCTGATGCTGAATTCCGGAGCCAGTGTAGCGGGGAATTTATGCGGCGGATTTTTGTTTGATAAAATCGGCGGATTCAAATCCATTATGTTGGGCATTATGATCACTTTGGCAAGTCTTCTCGGACTTGTACTGTTTCACCAATGGCCCGTTTATATTTGGCTGCTCATCATTGTCGGGTTCGGTTCCGGCATCGTGTTCCCGGCCAGCTACGCCATGGCGGGAGCGGTCTGGAAAGAAGGCGGGCGGAGAGCTTTTAATGCGATATATGTAGCTCAGAACGCAGGTGTCGCTGTCGGTTCCGCACTGGGAGGAATGGTTGCGGCGTACTCGTTTACGTACGTGTTTTTAGCCAATGCCTTGCTGTATGTGCTGTTTTTCCTTATTGTATTTTTCGGTTTTCGAAATATCAAAACCGGAAATGCGGGCCAGGTCTCTGTTCTGGACTACGAGCCTGTCAGCAGCAGAACGAAATTTACGGCGCTCCTTATACTGAGCGGCGGGTATGTTCTCGGGTGGATTGCCTATTCGCAATGGTCCACAACCGTTGCGTCACATACTCAAAGCATCGGTATGCCGCTTTCATTATACAGTGTGCTCTGGACCGTAAACGGAATATTAATTGTCGCCGGACAGCCTCTTATAGGAGTTGTTCTGAAAAAATGGTCCGGTGCGTTAAAAACGCAGATGGTCATCGGCTTTTGTATTTTTATCGTCTCGTTCGGCGTGCTTCTCGGCGCCAAGCAATTTCCGATGTACCTCACCGCGATGGTGATTTTAACGATCGGAGAAATGCTTGTCTGGCCTGCCGTTCCCACTATTGCCAATCAGCTTGCGCCTAAGGGAAAAGAAGGGTTTTACCAAGGGTTCGTCAACAGCGCTGCGACGGGCGGCAGAATGATCGGCCCGCTCCTTGGCGGCGTGCTGGTTGATCAGTACGGCATGAGCGTGCTGCTCTTGATCCTGATGGTGCTTCTTGTCGTCAGCATCGCAGCGACGGTGCTTTACGACAAACGCCTGAAAGCTGTTCATAAACAAAACGTCCAAGTGCGATGA
- a CDS encoding TIGR02206 family membrane protein, with translation MKSETGAFHLFSAEHIFTLFIIGLLGVFVIILRKKLNHGRPNRVFRYVLFILLAVSQICYHIWLLFHHAWSLKTSLPLQLSDLSVYLAMLMVMTKSKKLFAFLYFAGLGSAIQAMATPDLGAYTFPHFRYIVFFVSHGCVFLACLFMASAEKYRPSVHALWVSVLIVNLYGACVFFIDRVLNANYLYLMKKPKTASLLNVFGPWPWYLLSMEAAVILSFFILYIPFWLLKKRA, from the coding sequence TTGAAATCTGAAACAGGGGCCTTTCATCTTTTTTCTGCGGAACACATTTTCACGCTTTTCATCATCGGATTGCTGGGAGTGTTCGTGATCATATTACGGAAAAAGCTCAATCACGGCCGGCCGAATCGCGTTTTCCGATATGTGCTGTTCATTCTTCTTGCCGTGTCGCAGATCTGCTACCATATATGGCTGCTCTTTCATCATGCCTGGTCGCTGAAAACATCTCTGCCGCTGCAGCTGAGCGACCTATCCGTCTATTTGGCGATGCTGATGGTTATGACAAAAAGCAAAAAGCTGTTCGCCTTCCTCTATTTTGCCGGTTTGGGCAGCGCCATACAGGCGATGGCTACGCCTGATTTAGGGGCGTATACCTTCCCTCATTTTCGGTATATCGTGTTTTTCGTCTCTCACGGCTGTGTTTTTCTTGCCTGTCTATTTATGGCCAGTGCAGAAAAGTACAGACCGTCGGTGCACGCACTTTGGGTGTCAGTGCTGATCGTCAATCTGTACGGGGCGTGTGTCTTTTTTATTGATCGTGTGCTGAATGCGAACTACCTTTATTTAATGAAAAAACCGAAGACCGCTTCGCTTCTGAATGTTTTCGGGCCTTGGCCGTGGTATCTTCTTTCAATGGAAGCGGCGGTGATATTGAGCTTTTTCATTCTGTATATCCCGTTTTGGCTGCTGAAGAAAAGAGCATGA
- a CDS encoding ABC transporter permease has product MSIHHLIFQNLKKNMKNYYLYVFALVFSAALYFAFVTMQYDPALDEMKSSIKGAAAIRAASILLVAIVSVFLLYANTIFIKRRGREIGLFRLIGMTKMHIFRILSTENFILYFGSIWIGIFAGFSLSKLCMMMLFHTVGVKAAVSLFFTSRALVQTLIVFGAVYVLIMMMNYLFIKRQSILSLFKAASSSESGIRRLSWLQMTIGVIGIAAIIAGYAVSAQLFGGSFTTMNELFSAMVFILGSVIIGTYLFYKGSVSFLANLIRKSKGGYLNVSEVLSLSSIMFRMKSNAVLLTIITTLSALSIGLLSLSYISYYSAEKSAEQNTAADFAFDNQKEADSFTALLKKNGIGYQVKTIKTIQAGVNMKNIINGDMKSFKQDPSHLALPIVSEKDAEGVALSDGEAVFTGYNDMMKKFLDLKTSGSIEVNGKTDKIPLAYKGLKNDFILSYTFTSGGLPTVIVTQHVFDRIEKDIDPSIQGKSNQFFGITLKHEEDVQKADDLFQAQRYSDGALSQFETADTQKKNMGLIMFIVGFLGLTFLITSGCILYFKQMGECEDEKADYTILRKLGFTTGDLLKGIRRKQAYHFGIPLVLGLFHSYFAVQSGWFLFGTEVWTPMIMVMALYTLLYSIFGILSVLYYKKVIQSAL; this is encoded by the coding sequence ATGAGCATTCATCATTTGATCTTCCAGAACCTGAAAAAGAATATGAAAAACTATTATCTTTACGTTTTCGCGCTGGTGTTCAGCGCCGCCCTTTATTTCGCCTTTGTCACAATGCAATACGATCCGGCGCTTGATGAAATGAAAAGCTCCATAAAAGGAGCGGCGGCGATCCGGGCCGCCTCCATTCTGCTTGTGGCGATTGTGTCGGTATTTCTTTTATACGCCAACACTATTTTTATTAAACGGCGCGGCCGGGAAATCGGCTTATTCCGATTAATCGGCATGACGAAAATGCACATTTTCCGCATACTCAGCACAGAAAATTTTATTTTGTATTTCGGGTCGATATGGATCGGTATTTTTGCCGGCTTTTCTCTTTCGAAATTATGTATGATGATGCTGTTCCATACAGTCGGTGTAAAAGCCGCTGTCTCCTTGTTTTTCACAAGCAGGGCGCTCGTTCAGACGTTGATTGTGTTCGGGGCCGTTTATGTGCTGATTATGATGATGAATTACTTATTTATTAAACGGCAAAGCATTTTGTCTTTATTTAAAGCTGCGTCATCGTCAGAAAGCGGCATAAGGCGGCTCTCTTGGCTGCAGATGACAATCGGCGTTATCGGTATTGCGGCCATCATCGCAGGCTATGCGGTGTCCGCTCAACTATTCGGGGGCAGTTTTACGACCATGAATGAACTGTTTTCGGCAATGGTGTTTATTCTCGGATCTGTGATTATCGGAACCTATTTGTTTTATAAAGGTTCGGTCAGCTTTCTGGCTAACCTTATCAGAAAATCAAAGGGCGGGTATCTGAATGTCAGTGAAGTGCTGTCTTTGTCATCCATCATGTTCCGGATGAAGTCTAACGCCGTACTGCTGACGATTATTACGACTCTTTCGGCGCTGTCAATCGGTTTACTGTCTTTAAGCTATATTTCGTATTACTCTGCGGAAAAATCAGCCGAGCAAAATACGGCGGCTGACTTTGCGTTTGATAACCAAAAGGAGGCTGACTCATTTACCGCCTTATTGAAAAAAAACGGAATTGGGTATCAAGTGAAGACAATCAAGACCATTCAGGCCGGTGTCAATATGAAGAACATCATAAACGGTGATATGAAAAGTTTTAAACAAGACCCATCCCACTTGGCGCTGCCGATTGTAAGTGAGAAAGACGCGGAAGGGGTGGCACTTTCTGACGGAGAAGCTGTGTTTACCGGATATAATGATATGATGAAAAAATTTCTCGACCTAAAAACGTCGGGTTCCATTGAAGTAAACGGCAAAACGGATAAAATACCGCTCGCGTATAAGGGCTTGAAGAACGACTTCATCCTGTCTTATACATTCACAAGCGGAGGACTGCCGACCGTTATTGTCACGCAGCATGTATTTGACCGGATTGAGAAAGATATCGACCCATCCATCCAGGGAAAATCAAATCAATTTTTCGGCATTACACTCAAACATGAAGAGGACGTCCAAAAAGCTGATGACCTGTTTCAGGCGCAGCGCTATTCAGACGGCGCGCTTTCACAGTTTGAAACGGCTGACACCCAAAAGAAAAACATGGGGCTGATCATGTTTATCGTCGGGTTTTTGGGCTTAACCTTTCTGATCACCTCAGGGTGTATCCTTTATTTTAAACAAATGGGCGAGTGCGAGGATGAAAAGGCTGATTACACGATATTGCGGAAGCTCGGTTTCACAACGGGAGATCTGCTGAAAGGCATCCGCCGGAAGCAGGCGTATCATTTCGGCATTCCGCTCGTTCTCGGGCTTTTCCACAGCTATTTCGCCGTTCAGTCAGGATGGTTTTTATTCGGAACCGAGGTGTGGACGCCGATGATCATGGTCATGGCGCTGTATACGTTGCTGTATTCCATATTTGGCATATTGTCGGTGCTTTATTATAAAAAAGTCATTCAATCCGCATTGTAA
- a CDS encoding sensor histidine kinase gives MIKSFLLERKSWIAMFLFQQAVLLFAAYIDPSIPFLSVLYFIYLSLLLFLVFLLFRYRKETAFYKSLTEWDANLDISYLKKPDSPFESIIEESIEGQTEQLRKSSLHLQAASEHEKDELMSWIHEVKTPLTAMNLMIERLDEQPLKAPLQYEWLRIHHLLDQQLHQKRLTFIENDLSFQHVQLRPLVFNEIKNLQSWCIQKGIGFDIQLEAQDVLSDGKWLSFIIRQLLSNAVKYSEADDITVKSYEHNGRVHVDIEDRGIGIKPKDLPRIFEKGFTSTRMSRDHASTGMGLYLAQKAAVPLLIRISVRSEPKRGTVFTLVFPKQNDAVSTFSV, from the coding sequence ATGATTAAATCATTTCTGCTTGAAAGAAAAAGCTGGATCGCGATGTTTCTTTTTCAGCAGGCCGTGCTCCTTTTTGCGGCATATATTGATCCATCCATTCCGTTTTTATCGGTGCTGTATTTCATTTATCTATCGCTTCTTCTGTTTCTTGTGTTTCTCTTGTTCCGCTATCGCAAAGAGACCGCTTTTTATAAAAGCTTAACAGAATGGGACGCCAATTTAGACATTTCTTATCTGAAAAAGCCAGACAGTCCGTTTGAATCCATCATTGAAGAAAGCATCGAAGGGCAGACAGAGCAATTGAGAAAAAGCTCACTTCATCTCCAGGCGGCCTCAGAGCATGAGAAAGATGAGCTGATGTCGTGGATTCACGAAGTCAAAACACCGCTGACAGCGATGAACCTTATGATCGAACGCTTGGATGAACAGCCGCTAAAAGCTCCTTTGCAGTATGAATGGCTGCGGATTCACCATCTCCTTGACCAGCAGCTTCATCAGAAACGATTGACCTTTATTGAAAATGATTTATCATTTCAGCACGTTCAGCTCCGTCCTCTCGTTTTCAACGAAATTAAAAACCTGCAATCATGGTGTATACAGAAAGGAATCGGGTTTGACATTCAGCTTGAGGCACAAGACGTTCTCAGTGACGGGAAATGGCTGTCCTTCATCATCAGACAGCTGTTAAGCAATGCCGTCAAATACAGTGAAGCGGATGATATTACCGTAAAAAGCTATGAACACAACGGCCGGGTGCATGTGGATATCGAAGACCGCGGCATCGGCATCAAGCCTAAAGATCTTCCGCGCATTTTTGAAAAGGGGTTTACTTCAACGCGAATGAGCCGTGATCACGCGTCAACCGGGATGGGCCTGTATTTGGCTCAAAAAGCTGCGGTCCCGCTTCTCATCCGCATCAGTGTACGATCAGAGCCGAAACGAGGCACGGTTTTTACATTGGTGTTTCCGAAGCAGAACGATGCCGTCAGCACGTTCAGCGTGTGA
- a CDS encoding response regulator transcription factor: protein MFHILLIEDDNTLFHEMKERLTGWSFAVHGIKDFSRVTREFTEIKPDLVMIDVQLPKFDGFHWCRMIRSQSNVPILFLSSRDHPADMVMSMQLGADDFIQKPFHFDVLIAKIQAVFRRVYQYNAEPALIKRWSGAAIDAETNMVSHENGSVELTKNEMLILKLLAEQKNKIVSREELIRSLWNDERFVSDNTLTVNVNRLRKKLDQLGIGKMIETKVGQGYIAKEEDGLYD, encoded by the coding sequence ATGTTTCATATTTTGTTAATAGAAGATGATAACACTTTGTTTCACGAGATGAAAGAGAGATTAACGGGCTGGTCATTTGCGGTGCACGGGATAAAGGATTTCAGCCGGGTTACCCGGGAATTTACCGAAATCAAGCCCGATTTGGTGATGATTGATGTGCAGCTGCCGAAATTTGACGGCTTTCATTGGTGCAGAATGATACGCTCCCAATCAAACGTGCCGATTCTGTTTTTGTCCTCGCGGGATCATCCCGCAGATATGGTCATGTCGATGCAGCTCGGAGCAGATGATTTCATTCAGAAGCCTTTTCATTTTGACGTCTTGATTGCTAAAATACAAGCCGTGTTTCGGCGGGTGTATCAATACAATGCAGAACCGGCGCTCATCAAAAGGTGGAGCGGGGCTGCCATTGATGCTGAAACAAACATGGTGAGCCATGAAAACGGTTCAGTTGAGCTGACCAAAAACGAAATGCTGATTTTAAAACTGCTGGCCGAGCAGAAAAATAAAATCGTCAGCCGCGAAGAACTCATCAGAAGCTTGTGGAATGATGAGCGTTTCGTCAGTGATAACACGCTGACGGTGAATGTCAATCGGCTGCGGAAAAAACTTGATCAATTAGGCATCGGGAAGATGATTGAAACCAAAGTGGGGCAGGGGTACATCGCGAAGGAAGAAGACGGTCTTTATGATTAA
- a CDS encoding ABC transporter permease, whose translation MRFKDQVHFIRRNMKKNRLRVFMTVLATTMACAFLVVLSSVGFGIQKTITDITMSQQIVTEINVLGQENGKAVKKSDLEKYKNVKSVVERTQVYEPNKATLGNRTNEDSAIVLTNMKDEVKANMELDRGRVAKSENEIVVGYNFAKNLWTKKEADEYNKELKDHQDNVSDVEKPTGYTEDLLNKTIQLSISKTNNDTGKTEGTKTYDFKVVGITKKPSQEWMEDTNIFISDQFKKDFSKFLDLKGGNAEKSIKVYADKFDNVEQLTNDLSDDGYKVMSVTTELQGVNTFFLVFKIGLIFVGFIAVLISAIGIFNTMTMAVTERTQEIGIMKAIGASPSIIRRMFLMESAYIGILGSVIGIIISYGVSFAVNLAVPVILKAVGGKTGAEDLHYTFSYIPLSLVVIAVVICAGVAVISGMNPARKATKTNVLTALRREL comes from the coding sequence TTGAGATTTAAGGATCAGGTTCACTTTATCAGAAGAAATATGAAGAAAAACCGGCTGCGTGTTTTCATGACGGTGCTGGCGACGACAATGGCGTGCGCGTTTTTAGTTGTCTTGTCCTCCGTCGGATTCGGGATTCAAAAAACGATTACAGACATTACCATGAGCCAGCAGATTGTGACGGAAATCAATGTGCTCGGCCAGGAGAACGGAAAAGCCGTAAAGAAATCAGACTTGGAAAAATATAAGAATGTCAAGTCTGTCGTTGAAAGAACCCAAGTGTATGAACCGAATAAAGCGACATTGGGAAACAGAACAAATGAAGATTCAGCTATAGTGCTGACAAACATGAAAGACGAAGTCAAAGCCAATATGGAGCTTGATCGGGGAAGAGTCGCCAAATCAGAAAATGAAATTGTGGTCGGCTATAATTTCGCGAAGAACCTATGGACGAAAAAAGAGGCAGATGAATACAACAAAGAATTAAAGGATCATCAAGACAATGTCTCGGATGTGGAAAAGCCAACAGGCTATACGGAGGATCTGCTGAATAAAACCATCCAGCTGAGCATCTCAAAAACGAACAATGATACCGGAAAAACGGAAGGAACCAAAACGTACGACTTTAAGGTAGTCGGAATAACAAAAAAACCGTCCCAAGAGTGGATGGAGGATACAAATATTTTTATCAGTGATCAATTCAAAAAGGACTTTTCGAAATTCTTAGATCTGAAAGGCGGAAATGCTGAAAAAAGCATAAAAGTCTACGCCGACAAATTTGACAATGTTGAACAGTTAACGAATGATTTGAGTGATGACGGTTATAAAGTCATGTCCGTCACAACCGAGCTGCAGGGCGTCAACACATTTTTCCTCGTCTTTAAAATCGGCCTGATCTTTGTCGGCTTTATCGCCGTCTTGATTTCTGCCATCGGTATTTTCAACACGATGACAATGGCGGTTACAGAAAGAACGCAGGAAATCGGGATTATGAAAGCGATCGGCGCAAGCCCGTCCATCATCCGCAGAATGTTTCTGATGGAAAGCGCCTATATCGGGATTTTAGGATCTGTGATCGGGATTATTATTTCCTACGGAGTGAGTTTTGCCGTCAATCTGGCTGTGCCGGTTATTTTGAAAGCGGTAGGGGGAAAGACCGGAGCTGAAGATCTTCATTATACCTTCTCCTATATCCCGCTCAGCCTCGTTGTAATCGCAGTTGTCATTTGTGCGGGAGTCGCGGTGATCTCGGGTATGAATCCGGCCCGGAAAGCGACAAAAACCAACGTTCTGACCGCGTTAAGAAGAGAATTGTAA
- a CDS encoding ABC transporter ATP-binding protein: protein MIDVQHIDHSFKIGRKGRESAVPVLKDVSLTVEKGEIACIVGRSGSGKSTLLNLISGYIAPTKGRIVINGTDVTGFSEKEWAQFRLGHFGFIFQSFQLIPSLTTYENVEMPLALKGVKPSERKQKVADMLKRVGLENHANHYPNELSGGQQQRVSIARALILNPSIILADEPTGSLDSETELEVLALIQQLNRERGITFVIITHDDEVASIAHSKFQLHDGVLKGGVTVEI, encoded by the coding sequence GTGATAGATGTACAGCATATCGATCATTCATTTAAAATCGGCAGGAAAGGCAGAGAGAGTGCGGTTCCGGTGCTGAAGGATGTCTCTTTGACCGTTGAAAAAGGGGAAATCGCCTGTATCGTCGGGCGGAGCGGTTCCGGAAAATCAACGCTTCTGAATTTAATTTCCGGCTATATAGCACCGACGAAGGGCCGTATCGTCATTAACGGCACTGATGTGACAGGCTTCAGTGAAAAAGAGTGGGCGCAGTTCCGCCTTGGGCATTTCGGTTTCATTTTTCAAAGTTTTCAGCTCATTCCGAGTCTGACAACCTATGAAAATGTTGAAATGCCGCTTGCCCTCAAAGGCGTAAAACCTTCTGAACGCAAGCAGAAAGTCGCGGATATGCTGAAACGGGTCGGTCTTGAAAATCATGCGAATCATTATCCGAATGAGCTGTCAGGCGGTCAGCAGCAGCGTGTCAGTATCGCAAGGGCGCTGATTTTAAATCCGTCGATTATTTTAGCCGATGAGCCGACGGGAAGCCTTGATTCAGAAACGGAGCTTGAGGTGCTTGCATTAATTCAGCAGCTGAACCGGGAGCGCGGAATTACATTTGTCATCATTACGCATGACGATGAAGTCGCTTCCATTGCTCATTCAAAATTCCAGCTGCATGACGGTGTATTAAAAGGGGGCGTTACAGTTGAGATTTAA
- a CDS encoding ABC transporter permease ytrC: MPINGLLYKEWKQRQTLLLLSAGFLLIIGPLAIINEYFHYKDCLSVLHQYPGSVCTFSIDYSHRNVIGLHFIPPVIMGLFLTRAGRAEKMYTLSLPYSRSRIFHTKFLLGAAVLAGSQLVSYGVSDILFLMLKPDAVHHFHSFSAGMLVVSLMIYALVTAAGTITGNLAAQLITPFTISFFPIVIFTIYLLNAEFLFGKQAVRDIDFPWSGFLIYFMPAAYIHTSWIHYMKHALLICALMGFCFYLFGYVNFLKMPSERSGHFILSKHTERIFQVLVMVISMLGGAGVCGYAYNGSYSGYIFGMLIGAVIGFFISYYFMYKKTKQI; encoded by the coding sequence GTGCCGATTAACGGTTTGCTTTATAAAGAATGGAAACAGCGGCAGACGCTGCTGCTCCTTTCCGCGGGGTTCTTACTTATCATAGGCCCTTTGGCAATTATAAATGAGTATTTTCATTATAAAGATTGTTTGAGTGTACTTCATCAATATCCGGGTTCAGTTTGTACATTCAGCATTGATTACAGCCATCGGAATGTAATTGGGCTGCATTTCATTCCTCCGGTTATTATGGGGCTTTTTCTGACAAGAGCAGGACGGGCTGAAAAAATGTATACATTAAGTCTTCCGTATTCGAGAAGCCGGATATTCCATACTAAGTTTTTACTGGGAGCAGCCGTGTTAGCCGGTTCCCAGCTTGTCTCTTACGGAGTGTCTGACATATTGTTTCTTATGCTTAAACCTGACGCTGTACATCATTTTCACTCATTCAGCGCAGGGATGCTGGTCGTCAGCTTGATGATTTATGCATTAGTGACAGCTGCCGGCACAATAACTGGCAATTTAGCAGCACAGCTCATCACACCGTTCACGATCTCCTTCTTTCCAATCGTGATTTTCACCATTTATCTATTAAACGCTGAGTTCCTTTTTGGCAAGCAGGCTGTGCGGGATATTGATTTCCCTTGGAGCGGGTTTCTGATCTATTTCATGCCGGCCGCTTATATCCATACGTCATGGATTCATTACATGAAACATGCATTGCTTATATGTGCATTAATGGGTTTTTGTTTCTATCTTTTCGGCTATGTGAATTTCCTGAAAATGCCGAGTGAACGAAGCGGACATTTTATCTTGAGCAAACATACAGAACGCATCTTCCAAGTGCTCGTCATGGTGATCAGTATGTTGGGAGGTGCGGGTGTATGCGGATATGCTTATAACGGTTCATATTCCGGCTACATATTCGGCATGCTTATCGGTGCGGTTATCGGGTTTTTCATCAGTTATTACTTCATGTATAAAAAAACGAAACAAATATAA
- a CDS encoding ABC transporter permease, translating into MIPRGLLYTEWKKNQWLFLLSSIFLIAANPFMVYNNYVTYQGCLNDPAPQDCEFVVSYTNGSLLSFNWVVSVIIAVFLLGLERTKGTMDALLSMPYSRSQIFQTKFWLGGAVIVVPQAIGYGAASLLISLLKPSHTYDFDHFSIGMIVISFMAYALLMASGALTGHIFAQLLTAFTVTILPFLLIGLPAANLEVVFDFSIGNEFSFISSYIESRLFIFVTPIGYVFNDWIRERHLILLIPAVMSVVFYLIGYVSFLKHPNERNGRFFLWRKLERPVQLLVIAFAVMGFGVFGYGVTDTMFGYLAGIIIGAVIGFFISYFTVYRKTKHM; encoded by the coding sequence ATGATACCGCGGGGGCTATTGTATACAGAATGGAAGAAAAATCAGTGGTTGTTTTTATTGAGCAGTATTTTTTTAATAGCGGCAAATCCTTTTATGGTTTATAACAATTACGTAACATATCAGGGATGTTTGAATGATCCGGCTCCGCAAGATTGTGAGTTCGTCGTCAGTTATACGAATGGGTCGCTTCTTTCCTTCAACTGGGTTGTGAGTGTCATCATTGCTGTCTTCTTATTAGGCTTGGAGCGGACAAAGGGAACGATGGATGCCCTGTTAAGCATGCCTTACAGCAGAAGCCAAATCTTTCAGACCAAATTCTGGCTTGGCGGGGCAGTCATTGTTGTTCCCCAGGCGATAGGCTACGGAGCGGCGTCATTGCTGATTTCTCTGCTGAAACCGAGCCATACGTACGATTTTGATCATTTTTCAATCGGAATGATTGTCATCAGTTTTATGGCTTACGCACTGTTAATGGCATCCGGAGCATTGACGGGCCATATATTCGCTCAGCTGTTAACGGCGTTTACCGTAACGATTCTGCCCTTTTTACTCATCGGTCTGCCGGCCGCGAATTTGGAGGTTGTTTTCGATTTTAGTATTGGTAATGAATTCTCTTTCATCAGCAGCTATATCGAATCTCGTCTTTTTATATTTGTAACACCTATTGGATATGTGTTTAACGACTGGATCAGAGAGAGACATCTGATCTTACTCATTCCGGCAGTCATGAGCGTCGTCTTTTATCTGATCGGTTACGTCAGCTTTCTGAAACATCCGAATGAACGGAACGGCAGATTCTTTCTTTGGAGAAAATTGGAACGCCCGGTGCAGCTATTGGTAATCGCGTTTGCGGTTATGGGTTTTGGAGTTTTCGGATATGGGGTCACGGACACGATGTTCGGATATTTAGCCGGCATTATTATCGGCGCCGTTATCGGATTTTTCATCAGTTATTTTACGGTTTACAGGAAAACAAAGCATATGTAG